The following are encoded together in the Nyctibius grandis isolate bNycGra1 chromosome 5, bNycGra1.pri, whole genome shotgun sequence genome:
- the ATP5F1C gene encoding ATP synthase subunit gamma, mitochondrial isoform X1: protein MFARGVAVALYQPQWGQVRNMATLKDITRRLKSIKNIQKITKSMKMVSAAKYARAERELKPARVYGTGALALYEKAEIKAPEDKKKHLLIGVSSDRGLCGAIHTSIAKALKNEITNLSNAGKEVMVVGVGDKIRGLLQRTHGKYLLLTFREVGRRPPSFGDASVIASELLNSGFEFDEGSVIYNRFRSVISYKTDEKPIFSLETVAGSESLSIYDDIDADVLRNYQEFTLANILYYSLKESTTSEQSARMTAMDNASKNASEMIDKLTLTFNRTRQAVITKELIEIISGAAAL from the exons ATGTTCGCCCGTGGGGTCGCCGTCGCGCTTTACCAGCCGCAATG GGGCCAAGTCAGGAATATGGCAACTCTAAAAGACA TTACCAGGCGCTTAAAGTCCATCAAGAACATTCAGAAAATTACAAAGTCCATGAAAATGGTTTCTGCAGCAAAATACGCAAGAGCTGAAAGGGAGCTGAAGCCTGCTAGAGTCTATGGAACAGGAGCACTGG ctctctacgagaaagcagaaataaaggcACCTGAGGACAAGAAGAAGCACCTCCTTATTGGTGTGTCCTCTGACCGAGGTCTGTGTGGTGCTATCCATACGTCTATTGCTAAAGCCTTGAAGAACGAGATTACCAACCTCTCGAACGCAGGGAAAGAAGTTATGGTGGTTGGAGTAGGTGACAAGATCAGAGGCCTACTTCAGAG GACACATGGCAAGTACCTCCTGCTGACATTCAGAGAAGTGGGCCGGAGACCTCCGAGCTTTGGAGATGCTTCAGTCATTGCCTCGGAGTTGTTAAACTCTGGGTTTGAATTTGATGAAGGCTCTGTCATCTACAATCGGTTCAG GTCTGTCATCTCCTACAAGACCGATGAAAAACCGATCTTCTCCCTTGAAACAGTTGCTGGTTCTG aaagctTAAGTATCTATGATGATATTGATGCTGATGTGCTGAGAAACTACCAGGAGTTTACACTAGCAAATATTCTGTACTACTCCCTGAAAGAATCCACCACCAGCGAGCAGAGTGCTAGGATGACAGCTATGGACAATGCTAGCAAAAATGCTT CTGAGATGATTGACAAACTGACCTTGACATTCAACCGTACCCGTCAAGCCGTCATTACCAAGGAGCTTATTGAGATCAtctctggtgctgctgctct GTGA
- the ATP5F1C gene encoding ATP synthase subunit gamma, mitochondrial isoform X2 translates to MFARGVAVALYQPQWGQVRNMATLKDITRRLKSIKNIQKITKSMKMVSAAKYARAERELKPARVYGTGALALYEKAEIKAPEDKKKHLLIGVSSDRGLCGAIHTSIAKALKNEITNLSNAGKEVMVVGVGDKIRGLLQRTHGKYLLLTFREVGRRPPSFGDASVIASELLNSGFEFDEGSVIYNRFRSVISYKTDEKPIFSLETVAGSESLSIYDDIDADVLRNYQEFTLANILYYSLKESTTSEQSARMTAMDNASKNASEMIDKLTLTFNRTRQAVITKELIEIISGAAAL, encoded by the exons ATGTTCGCCCGTGGGGTCGCCGTCGCGCTTTACCAGCCGCAATG GGGCCAAGTCAGGAATATGGCAACTCTAAAAGACA TTACCAGGCGCTTAAAGTCCATCAAGAACATTCAGAAAATTACAAAGTCCATGAAAATGGTTTCTGCAGCAAAATACGCAAGAGCTGAAAGGGAGCTGAAGCCTGCTAGAGTCTATGGAACAGGAGCACTGG ctctctacgagaaagcagaaataaaggcACCTGAGGACAAGAAGAAGCACCTCCTTATTGGTGTGTCCTCTGACCGAGGTCTGTGTGGTGCTATCCATACGTCTATTGCTAAAGCCTTGAAGAACGAGATTACCAACCTCTCGAACGCAGGGAAAGAAGTTATGGTGGTTGGAGTAGGTGACAAGATCAGAGGCCTACTTCAGAG GACACATGGCAAGTACCTCCTGCTGACATTCAGAGAAGTGGGCCGGAGACCTCCGAGCTTTGGAGATGCTTCAGTCATTGCCTCGGAGTTGTTAAACTCTGGGTTTGAATTTGATGAAGGCTCTGTCATCTACAATCGGTTCAG GTCTGTCATCTCCTACAAGACCGATGAAAAACCGATCTTCTCCCTTGAAACAGTTGCTGGTTCTG aaagctTAAGTATCTATGATGATATTGATGCTGATGTGCTGAGAAACTACCAGGAGTTTACACTAGCAAATATTCTGTACTACTCCCTGAAAGAATCCACCACCAGCGAGCAGAGTGCTAGGATGACAGCTATGGACAATGCTAGCAAAAATGCTT CTGAGATGATTGACAAACTGACCTTGACATTCAACCGTACCCGTCAAGCCGTCATTACCAAGGAGCTTATTGAGATCAtctctggtgctgctgctctgtga